A genomic region of Campylobacter corcagiensis contains the following coding sequences:
- the pdxS gene encoding pyridoxal 5'-phosphate synthase lyase subunit PdxS — protein MVEFIKRANEATKSFMGGVIMDVVTPDQAKIAEDSGAVAVMALERVPADIRAAGGVSRMSDPKMIKSIIDAVKIPVMAKCRIGHIVEARVLESIGIDFIDESEVLSPADNVYHVNKREFKTPFVCGARNLGEALRRISEGAMMIRTKGEAGTGDVVQAVTHLRAIMSDIRRISNLNLDELFNEAKNLGVSYELLLYVHKNASLPVANFSAGGVATPADAALMRVLGAQGVFVGSGIFKSGNPQKRAKAIVKATQNYDNPDIIAEVSEDLGEAMVGINEDEIKTIMANRGN, from the coding sequence ATGGTAGAATTTATAAAAAGAGCAAACGAAGCTACAAAAAGCTTTATGGGTGGGGTTATAATGGATGTTGTAACACCTGATCAAGCAAAAATTGCTGAAGATAGCGGTGCTGTTGCTGTTATGGCACTAGAGCGAGTTCCAGCTGATATAAGAGCTGCTGGTGGGGTTTCAAGGATGAGTGATCCAAAGATGATAAAAAGCATAATAGACGCTGTAAAAATCCCAGTTATGGCAAAGTGTAGAATCGGTCACATCGTAGAAGCTAGAGTTTTAGAAAGCATTGGCATTGATTTTATCGATGAGAGCGAGGTTTTAAGCCCAGCTGATAATGTATATCATGTAAATAAAAGAGAATTTAAAACGCCTTTTGTTTGTGGTGCTAGAAATTTAGGTGAAGCACTTAGGAGAATTAGCGAAGGTGCGATGATGATAAGAACAAAAGGCGAGGCTGGAACTGGCGATGTAGTCCAAGCTGTAACTCACCTAAGAGCCATAATGAGCGATATTAGACGCATTTCAAATTTAAATTTAGACGAGCTTTTTAATGAAGCTAAAAATTTAGGCGTAAGCTACGAACTACTTTTATATGTGCATAAAAACGCCTCTTTACCAGTAGCAAATTTTAGCGCTGGAGGAGTTGCCACGCCAGCAGATGCTGCTTTAATGAGAGTTTTAGGAGCCCAGGGCGTTTTTGTTGGAAGTGGAATTTTCAAATCAGGAAATCCGCAAAAAAGAGCAAAAGCTATCGTAAAAGCTACTCAAAACTACGATAATCCTGATATTATTGCTGAAGTTAGCGAGGATTTAGGTGAAGCGATGGTTGGCATAAATGAAGATGAGATAAAAACGATAATGGCAAATAGAGGAAATTGA
- a CDS encoding PLP-dependent aminotransferase family protein, which translates to MITYELGNKNLALYEELFECLKDDILSGKISGKLPSKRALANHLNISVTTVMSAYSELLAQGFIYSVPKKGYFVSSGVLVLENQKSQKPLKLKNRQKELINLSSPNLEFLNFPFSTWRKLMRENSLRFLQSVPYKGSFELRAAICKHLNAYLGLKTKPDLVIVGAGTEYLYTLIAQLLGTDKIYATEDPNHLKIRQIYESLGAKCLSLNTLDESNLKQVSYLHISPTNHFPTGKTLSIKTRLKLVNWANKENKFIIEDNFLGEINLSGRAISPLKNLAPNGVIYMSTFSKTLLPTLRISYMVLPENLMSEFEKRLSFYSSTVPIFEQLTLAKFIDDGYFERYLNRLKKLYKTKKAELLIKLTKFEDKFSIRNINSGSAILINFKKSDDKIREIFKNLGYKINFTGDYYWVDTNQDKPSKSSAILDFLSIEIDTLMKVLKSVI; encoded by the coding sequence GTGATAACTTATGAGTTAGGAAACAAAAATTTAGCTCTTTATGAAGAGCTTTTTGAGTGCTTAAAAGATGATATTTTAAGTGGTAAAATTTCAGGAAAACTCCCATCCAAAAGAGCTTTAGCAAATCACTTAAACATAAGTGTTACAACTGTTATGAGTGCTTATAGTGAGCTTTTAGCTCAAGGTTTTATATATTCAGTTCCTAAAAAAGGCTACTTTGTAAGTAGTGGAGTTTTAGTTTTAGAAAATCAAAAATCTCAAAAGCCATTAAAATTAAAAAACAGACAAAAAGAGCTTATAAATTTAAGCTCACCAAATTTAGAGTTTTTAAATTTTCCATTTTCAACTTGGCGAAAACTCATGCGTGAAAACAGTTTAAGATTTTTACAAAGCGTGCCATATAAGGGTTCTTTTGAGCTAAGAGCTGCTATTTGTAAACACCTAAATGCTTATCTTGGGCTAAAAACTAAGCCAGATTTAGTTATAGTTGGTGCTGGAACGGAATATTTATATACGCTTATCGCTCAACTTTTAGGAACTGATAAAATTTACGCTACAGAAGATCCAAATCACCTTAAAATCAGGCAAATTTATGAAAGTCTTGGTGCTAAATGTTTAAGTCTTAACACATTAGACGAGTCAAATTTAAAGCAAGTTAGCTATCTTCACATTTCGCCAACAAACCACTTTCCAACTGGTAAAACTTTAAGTATAAAAACTCGCCTAAAACTTGTAAATTGGGCTAATAAAGAGAACAAATTTATCATAGAAGATAACTTTTTAGGCGAGATAAATTTAAGCGGACGAGCAATTTCACCCCTTAAAAACCTAGCACCCAATGGAGTTATATATATGAGTACATTTTCTAAAACTCTACTTCCAACCTTAAGAATTAGCTATATGGTTTTACCAGAAAATTTAATGAGTGAATTTGAAAAAAGACTTAGTTTTTACTCATCAACTGTGCCGATTTTTGAACAACTTACCTTAGCTAAATTTATAGATGATGGCTATTTTGAGAGATATCTTAACCGCCTAAAAAAACTATACAAAACTAAAAAAGCTGAACTTTTAATAAAATTAACAAAATTTGAAGATAAATTTAGCATAAGAAATATCAATAGCGGATCGGCTATACTAATCAATTTTAAAAAATCAGATGATAAGATAAGAGAAATTTTTAAAAATTTAGGATATAAGATAAATTTTACAGGGGATTATTATTGGGTAGATACAAATCAAGACAAACCTAGTAAAAGTTCGGCAATTCTGGACTTCTTAAGCATAGAAATTGATACATTAATGAAGGTATTAAAAAGTGTAATATAA